In the genome of Plasmodium chabaudi chabaudi strain AS genome assembly, chromosome: 6, one region contains:
- a CDS encoding RNA-binding protein, putative, protein MGIFEKKQYHSPTENDNTYQEDTTDDEETKKKKLVERKRKIHEKERGKHRERGKDREEDEEDETEEDDKKHHRDRDREREKRMKYEEMKRKKREEDSNSNLSSSNSDNESSSSESDVKHKKEYSEKYEKMRRERRRRRDRSRGRSKDKYKLRGTYTNVEVRIKSSKHRNRSSDDEKIKEKRKHKRRDREDDKSNDSNSSDDSEEEETKSREMNKKKKVIEKGEEDENENKNESDDSNEGSEKSSVQSSSGSESHRKKMRSHSRSIYRERRRRRRHRSSDRRSRRDRHRSSERRRRKRRRDRERDRERERRYKRRERNYKFDSPPESETDDNSDNNKTKRKKSNFSSENPNSNIIDNANLLLNANNLANVNLNDPSALLNILASNSSQSGDNANPANLLLDARNKLLDDKKGIALNQSPLNLLLNTQSLQQLYKTALGIGELGLSTIDANAEKTARELYVGNIPQNIDIQEIVKFLNTCLLILYNKENENESICLKACIRGDTRYAFVEFRSLQDTSNCMLLNGIYFYSNNLRIGRPKTFPAEYTKLIPPATIPPIDTYYLSQGLIGIKAFVIFHQNRDETKNEYLPVDMIKLQKLCVSNISKNNETNKIKELLEAFGEIQSFEFFEGEENSDTYICLVEYNNVENAIQAHKILNQNTSYRIQFEYEIVNDPTINQLVKKKYMQTKNAILSQQIPTKVVVLSKIATFDELSNPEDYKEISEDIKIECEKYGPVLEVVLPLISPETYEYLTKKSEKEKEKKLNEGDGSSDKINGMDEQSNGDPAEKEENDDNEDEQTDQDREHPYYDLSSIGCAFIYFETIEGATKTRKELSGRKFGANIIEANYYSEKKFLMKNFKNVKYNFKKSHSSLFNLNLKLGNCAYSDGSDED, encoded by the coding sequence atgggaatatttgaaaaaaaacaatatcaTAGCCCAACTGAGAATGATAATACTTATCAAGAAGATACAACAGATGAtgaagaaacaaaaaaaaaaaagttagtTGAAAGAAAACGAAAAATACATGAAAAGGAAAGAGGGAAACATCGAGAAAGGGGTAAAGATCGAGAAGAGGACGAGGAAGATGAAACAGAAGAGgatgataaaaaacatCATAGAGATCGTGATAGAGAACGAGAAAAACGAATGAAATATGaagaaatgaaaagaaaaaaacgaGAAGAAGATTCAAATAGTAATCTTAGTAGTAGTAATAGTGATAATGAAAGTAGTAGCAGTGAGTCAGATGTAAAGCATAAAAAAGAGTATAgcgaaaaatatgaaaaaatgcgAAGAGAACGTAGAAGGCGCCGAGATAGAAGTCGGGGCAGAAGTAAAGACAAATACAAACTTCGTGGAACATATACTAATGTAGAAGTTCGTATAAAGAGTAGCAAACATAGAAATAGAAGTTCGGATgacgaaaaaataaaagaaaaaagaaaacataAGAGACGCGATAGGGAGGATGATAAAAGTAATGATAGTAACAGTAGTGATGATTcagaagaagaagaaacaaaaagtcgagaaatgaataaaaaaaaaaaagttattgaaaaaggggaagaagatgaaaatgaaaataaaaatgaaagtgATGATAGTAATGAAGGGTCAGAAAAAAGTAGTGTTCAAAGTAGTAGTGGAAGTGAAAGTCaccgaaaaaaaatgagaaGTCATAGTAGAAGTATTTATAGAGAAAGACGAAGAAGGAGAAGACATAGAAGTTCAGATCGAAGATCAAGAAGAGATCGACATAGAAGCAGTGAACGAAGAAGACGAAAAAGAAGAAGAGATAGAGAAAGAGATAGGGAAAGAGAACGAAGATATAAACGTAGAGaaagaaattataaatttgattCTCCTCCTGAATCTGAAACAGATGATAAtagtgataataataaaactaaaaggaaaaaaagtaatttTTCTTCCGAAAATCCAAATAGTAATATTATTGATAATGCTAATTTACTTTtaaatgcaaataatttaGCAAATGTCAATTTGAATGATCCATCAGCATTACTTAACATACTTGCATCTAATTCAAGTCAAAGTGGTGATAATGCAAATCCTGCGAATCTATTATTAGATGcaagaaataaattactAGACGATAAAAAAGGTATAGCACTAAATCAAAGTCCATTAAATTTACTTCTAAATACACAATCGTTAcaacaattatataaaacagCACTTGGTATTGGTGAATTAGGATTATCAACAATTGATGCAAATGCTGAAAAAACAGCTAGAGAATTATATGTTGGGAATATTCcacaaaatatagatatacAAGAGAtagtaaaatttttaaatacatgtttattaatattatataataaagaaaatgaaaatgaaagtaTATGTTTAAAAGCATGTATCCGTGGTGATACAAGATATGCATTTGTCGAATTTAGAAGTTTACAAGATACATCAAATTGTATGCTACTAAATGGTATCTATTTTTACAGTAATAATCTTCGTATTGGAAGACCTAAGACATTTCCAGCTGAATATACAAAACTAATACCACCAGCTACTATCCCTCCCATAGATACATATTATCTATCTCAAGGGTTAATAGGAATTAAAGCATTCGTTATATTTCATCAAAATAGGgatgaaacaaaaaatgaatatctTCCTGTTGATATGattaaattacaaaaacTATGTGTATCaaatatttctaaaaataatgaaacgaataaaattaaagagTTATTAGAAGCCTTTGGAGAAATTCAAagttttgaattttttgaagGGGAAGAAAATTCAGATACTTATATTTGTCTCgttgaatataataatgtagaAAATGCAATACAAgctcataaaatattaaatcaaaatacTAGTTATAGAATCCAATTTGAATATGAAATTGTAAATGATCCTACAATTAACCAacttgttaaaaaaaaatatatgcaaactAAAAATGCTATTCTTTCTCAGCAAATACCAACAAAAGTTGTTGTATTAAGTAAAATTGCTACGTTTGATGAATTATCTAATCCTGAAGattataaagaaatttCGGAAGATATTAAAATCGAATGTGAAAAATATGGGCCTGTTCTTGAAGTTGTTTTACCTCTTATATCACCAGAaacatatgaatatttaactAAAAAGTCagagaaagaaaaagaaaaaaaactaaatgAAGGGGATGGATCATctgataaaattaatggAATGGATGAACAATCTAATGGTGATCCGGCTGAAAAggaagaaaatgatgacaATGAAGATGAACAAACGGACCAAGATCGGGAACATCCCTATTATGATTTGAGTTCCATTGGTTGtgcttttatttattttgaaacAATCGAAGGGGCAACTAAAACAAGAAAAGAACTTAGTGGTAGGAAATTTGGAGCCAATATTATAGAAGCCAATTATTATagcgaaaaaaaatttcttatgaaaaattttaaaaatgtaaaatataattttaaaaaatctcATTCTTCTCTTTTTAACTTAAACTTGAAGTTAGGGAATTGTGCGTATTCTGATGGGTCTGATGAAGACTGA